The proteins below come from a single Miscanthus floridulus cultivar M001 chromosome 1, ASM1932011v1, whole genome shotgun sequence genomic window:
- the LOC136543607 gene encoding protein ALWAYS EARLY 3-like isoform X1: MASARKVRNTNKRYAKINEDWQDKDATSVPKSKVRKKKLSDMLGSQWSKDELERFYGAYRKYGKDWRKVAGAIRDRTSDMVKALYNMNKAYLSLPEGTATAAGLIAMMTDHYNILDGSNSDRESNDSPKVSRRLQKHGRAKLQSVSKTSDTHYTDLLQPQHASSSYGCLSLLKKKRSGDLFVGNKPRAVGKRTPRVPVASMYHRDDRGASNRQAKPNANNGDDEGAHVAALALAEVYQRGGSPQVSHTPRRSGDHMFLSPAKSSDKKNADSEMGSSKQHGFQLDADYPEGSLGSREAETGDYTKGASYLIANKGSPSSKPQKKVKRPQKRRKKAVRKTGDQFEDDREACSGTEEGRSMKKAKEEPELETLGSKTAWPSSTSNKRSRQLFFDDERSALDALHTLADLSVNILQPSPVVESESSAQIKDENKDNDSDGKPGIPAAAVSVYEQKDNSKSISKKLKRQSEMASTDMVTRKKSKLAKDNNHDGSTTSEVKQQACTCGVKTEKKKKSSMGKILKDEKNMPKDVEKTEVSPEEEKASSNKSKDTHISLILKQNKFRVQGCSTAHANFVNVAMDIAETTTQVATTPQADLMAKGKSRRKLGIQKSLTQECKPAEGAGDSGSDKLSYSLSNIIDFKDKLSHCLSSRLLRRWCMFEWFYSAIDYPWFAKSEFVEYLNHVKLGHVPRLTRVEWGVIRSSLGKPRRLSKQFLHEEREKLAQYRDSVRQHYTELRSGVREGLPTDLARPLAVGQRVIACHPRTRELHDGNVLTVDHNQCRVQFDRPELGVELVKDIDCMPLHPLENFPESLRQQSIINGYYSHLSEAKYEDQMKELASGGAARSTSNLNGADATFPSGHPMSTLMKQAKAKATVNEVAVATQQSMYNQPCTLSQIQEREADIRALGELSRALDKKATLLVELRHMNEEVSGKQRDGEIIRDLEHFRKQYAMVLVRLRDSNDQVAAALLSLRQRNTYHGNLGQSKSMENGIALAGASDPYNLFSYINPESDSQVIEVIETSKCRARMMVDVAIQAMCKVSEGENAFVKIGEALDHLNSRGTGSGSSILGIRRIPPDSGQSNASYHDNCTTAPAANSSSKLPNGCDSEAQFPKELISSCVAMMLMIKNCTEKQYHPAEVAHILDSALSSVQPCSSQNIPIFRDIEMCMGIIKNQMLALVPTPSG; the protein is encoded by the exons aagAAAAAGTTATCAGACATGCTTGGGTCTCAGTGGAGCAAAGATGAGCTCGAGCGCTTCTATGGTGCCTACAGAAAATACGGAAAAGATTGGAGAAAG GTTGCTGGTGCTATCCGCGATAGAACATCTGACATGGTGAAGGCTCTTTACAATATGAATAAG GCATATTTATCTCTTCCGGAGGGAACAGCAACTGCTGCGGGATTAATTGCAATGATGACCGATCACTACAATATTCTG GATGGAAGTAACAGTGATCGAGAAAGTAATGATTCACCAAAAGTTTCTAGGAGGCTACAGAAGCATGGTCGTGCAAAACTTCAATCTGTGTCTAAGACATCTGATACGCATTATACTGATCTGTTGCAACCTCAGCATGCTTCATCGAGCTATGGATGCCTTTCTTTGTTGAAGAAAAAACGTTCTGGAG ACCTATTTGTAGGGAACAAGCCACGTGCTGTTGGGAAAAGGACTCCAAGAGTACCTGTTGCAAGCATGTACCATCGAGATGACAGGGGTGCATCAAATAGACAAGCTAAACCTAATGCTAACAatggtgatgatgaaggagctcatgtaGCTGCGCTTGCTCTGGCGGAGGTATATCAAAGAGGAGGCTCACCTCAGGTTTCCCATACACCTCGGAGATCTGGTGATCATATGTTCCTGTCTCCTGCTAAAAGTAGTGACAAAAAA AATGCTGATTCAGAGATGGGAAGCTCAAAGCAGCATGGATTTCAGTTGGATGCTGATTACCCTGAAGGTAGCTTGGGAAGTAGGGAAGCCGAGACTGGCGattataccaaaggtgcatcCTATTTGATAGCTAACAAAGGATCTCCATCTAGCAAGCCTCAGAAGAAAGTCAAAAGGCCTCAAAAGAGGAGAAAAAAAGCTGTACGCAAAACAGGTGATCAGTTTGAGGATGATAGAGAGGCTTGTAGTGGTACTGAAGAAGGGCGTAGCATGAAAAAGGCAAAAGAGGAACCAGAGCTGGAGACATTGGGAAGCAAAACTGCATGGCCATCTAGCACATCAAATAAAAGAAGTCGCCAACTCTTTTTTGATG ATGAAAGATCAGCTCTTGATGCATTACATACTTTAGCTGATCTATCTGTGAATATCCTACAACCATCTCCAGTTGTTGAATCTG AATCATCAGCACAGATTAAGGATGAAAACAAAGACAATGATTCTGATGGAAAGCCTGGTATACCTGCAGCAGCTGTATCGGTGTATGAGCAGAAAGATAACTCCAAAAGTATATCAAAGAAACTCAAAAGGCAGTCAGAAATGGCAAGCACTGATATGGTTACTAGGAAAAAAAGCAAACTTGCTAAAGATAATAATCATGATGGGAGCACCACTTCTGAAGTAAAGCAGCAAGCTTGTACATGTGGTGTGAAaacagaaaaaaagaagaaatctTCCATGGGAAAG ATTTTGAAAGATGAAAAGAATATGCCAAAAGATGTCGAGAAGACTGAG GTTtctcctgaagaagagaaggcgTCTTCTAACAAAAGTAAGGATACTCATATTAGTCTAATTTTGAAACAAAACAAGTTCAGAGTACAGGGATGTTCTACAGCACATGCTAATTTTGTGAATGTAGCCATGGATATCGCAGAGACAACTACACAAGTTGCAACAACACCGCAAGCTGACTTGATGGCAAAGGGTAAAAGCCGCCGTAAATTAGGCATTCAGAAATCACTAACTCAAGAATGTAAACCTGCCGAGGGCGCTGGCGATTCTGGAAGTGATAAATTGTCTTACTCACTAAGTAATATTATTGATTTCAAG GACAAACTCTCTCATTGCTTATCATCACGTTTGCTCCGTAGATGGTGCATGTTTGAGTGGTTCTATAGTGCAATTGATTACCCGTGGTTTGCAAAGAGTGAATTTGTTGAGTATTTGAACCATGTCAAGCTAGGTCATGTTCCAAGACTGACTCGTGTCGAGTGGGGTGTCATCCGAAG TTCTCTTGGAAAGCCCCGTCGATTGTCGAAGCAGTTTTTGCACGAGGAGAGAGAGAAGCTTGCTCAGTATCGTGATTCAGTCAGACAGCATTATACTGAACTTCGATCTGGCGTTAGAGAAGGTCTACCAACGGATCTTGCACGACCTCTAGCAGTTGGGCAGCGTGTTATAGCCTGCCATCCTAGAACAAGGGAACTTCATGATGGGAATGTTCTGACTGTCGATCATAATCAGTGCCGGGTTCAGTTTGATCGACCTGAACTGGGTGTTGAACTTGTGAAG GATATTGACTGCATGCCCCTACATCCTCTGGAAAATTTTCCTGAATCTCTCAGACAGCAAAGCATCATCAATGGATATTACAGCCACTTATCAGAAGCAAAATATGAGGATCAGATGAAAGAATTGGCTAGCGGAGGTGCAGCAAGATCCACCTCGAATTTGAATGGTGCAGATGCAACCTTCCCTTCTGGTCATCCAATGAGTACCTTAATGAAGCAAGCCAAG GCCAAAGCGACAGTTAATGAGGTTGCAGTTGCAACGCAACAGTCAATGTACAATCAACCATGCACACTTTCGCAGATACAGGAAAGAGAAGCTGATATAAGAGCTCTTGGTGAGCTATCACGTGCTCTTGATAAAAAGGCAA CTTTGCTGGTGGAGTTGAGGCACATGAATGAAGAAGTGTCTGGAAAGCAGAGGGATGGGGAAATTATTAGAGACTTGGAGCATTTCAGGAAGCAATACGCTATGGTGCTTGTGCGGCTAAGAGATTCGAATGATCAA GTGGCTGCAGCTTTGCTTTCGCTTCGCCAACGCAATACATATCATGGGAATCTAGGGCAGTCTAAATCCATGGAAAATGGCATAGCCCTTGCTGGAGCATCAGATCCATATAACCTTTTCAGTTATATTAATCCAGAGTCTGATTCTCAAGTGATCGAAGTTATCGAGACTTCAAAGTGCAGGGCAAGAATGATGGTTGATGTTGCTATCCAG GCTATGTGCAAAGTGAGTGAAGGAGAGAATGCTTTTGTAAAAATAGGGGAAGCACTAGATCACTTGAATAGCCGCGGTACTGGCTCTGGTTCAAGTATACTTGGCATAAGACGGATACCTCCTGATTCAGGACAGTCAAATGCATCTTATCATGATAATTGCACAACTGCCCCTGCAGCAAACAGCAGTTCAAAGTTGCCGAACGGCTGTGATTCGGAAGCTCAATTTCCCAAAGAGTTGATATCATCCTGCGTAGCTATGATGCTTATGATAAAG AACTGCACGGAGAAGCAGTATCACCCTGCTGAAGTCGCGCACATCCTCGATTCAGCACTGTCAAGCGTACAACCGTGCAGCTCCCAGAACATCCCGATCTTCAGAGACATCGAAATGTGCATGGGCATCATCAAGAACCAAATGCTGGCGTTGGTACCCACTCCAAGTGGCTAA
- the LOC136543607 gene encoding protein ALWAYS EARLY 3-like isoform X4, which produces MASARKVRNTNKRYAKINEDWQDKDATSVPKSKVRKKKLSDMLGSQWSKDELERFYGAYRKYGKDWRKVAGAIRDRTSDMVKALYNMNKAYLSLPEGTATAAGLIAMMTDHYNILDGSNSDRESNDSPKVSRRLQKHGRAKLQSVSKTSDTHYTDLLQPQHASSSYGCLSLLKKKRSGDLFVGNKPRAVGKRTPRVPVASMYHRDDRGASNRQAKPNANNGDDEGAHVAALALAEVYQRGGSPQVSHTPRRSGDHMFLSPAKSSDKKNADSEMGSSKQHGFQLDADYPEGSLGSREAETGDYTKGASYLIANKGSPSSKPQKKVKRPQKRRKKAVRKTGDQFEDDREACSGTEEGRSMKKAKEEPELETLGSKTAWPSSTSNKRSRQLFFDDERSALDALHTLADLSVNILQPSPVVESESSAQIKDENKDNDSDGKPGIPAAAVSVYEQKDNSKSISKKLKRQSEMASTDMVTRKKSKLAKDNNHDGSTTSEVKQQACTCGVKTEKKKKSSMGKILKDEKNMPKDVEKTEVSPEEEKASSNKTMDIAETTTQVATTPQADLMAKGKSRRKLGIQKSLTQECKPAEGAGDSGSDKLSYSLSNIIDFKDKLSHCLSSRLLRRWCMFEWFYSAIDYPWFAKSEFVEYLNHVKLGHVPRLTRVEWGVIRSSLGKPRRLSKQFLHEEREKLAQYRDSVRQHYTELRSGVREGLPTDLARPLAVGQRVIACHPRTRELHDGNVLTVDHNQCRVQFDRPELGVELVKDIDCMPLHPLENFPESLRQQSIINGYYSHLSEAKYEDQMKELASGGAARSTSNLNGADATFPSGHPMSTLMKQAKAKATVNEVAVATQQSMYNQPCTLSQIQEREADIRALGELSRALDKKATLLVELRHMNEEVSGKQRDGEIIRDLEHFRKQYAMVLVRLRDSNDQVAAALLSLRQRNTYHGNLGQSKSMENGIALAGASDPYNLFSYINPESDSQVIEVIETSKCRARMMVDVAIQAMCKVSEGENAFVKIGEALDHLNSRGTGSGSSILGIRRIPPDSGQSNASYHDNCTTAPAANSSSKLPNGCDSEAQFPKELISSCVAMMLMIKNCTEKQYHPAEVAHILDSALSSVQPCSSQNIPIFRDIEMCMGIIKNQMLALVPTPSG; this is translated from the exons aagAAAAAGTTATCAGACATGCTTGGGTCTCAGTGGAGCAAAGATGAGCTCGAGCGCTTCTATGGTGCCTACAGAAAATACGGAAAAGATTGGAGAAAG GTTGCTGGTGCTATCCGCGATAGAACATCTGACATGGTGAAGGCTCTTTACAATATGAATAAG GCATATTTATCTCTTCCGGAGGGAACAGCAACTGCTGCGGGATTAATTGCAATGATGACCGATCACTACAATATTCTG GATGGAAGTAACAGTGATCGAGAAAGTAATGATTCACCAAAAGTTTCTAGGAGGCTACAGAAGCATGGTCGTGCAAAACTTCAATCTGTGTCTAAGACATCTGATACGCATTATACTGATCTGTTGCAACCTCAGCATGCTTCATCGAGCTATGGATGCCTTTCTTTGTTGAAGAAAAAACGTTCTGGAG ACCTATTTGTAGGGAACAAGCCACGTGCTGTTGGGAAAAGGACTCCAAGAGTACCTGTTGCAAGCATGTACCATCGAGATGACAGGGGTGCATCAAATAGACAAGCTAAACCTAATGCTAACAatggtgatgatgaaggagctcatgtaGCTGCGCTTGCTCTGGCGGAGGTATATCAAAGAGGAGGCTCACCTCAGGTTTCCCATACACCTCGGAGATCTGGTGATCATATGTTCCTGTCTCCTGCTAAAAGTAGTGACAAAAAA AATGCTGATTCAGAGATGGGAAGCTCAAAGCAGCATGGATTTCAGTTGGATGCTGATTACCCTGAAGGTAGCTTGGGAAGTAGGGAAGCCGAGACTGGCGattataccaaaggtgcatcCTATTTGATAGCTAACAAAGGATCTCCATCTAGCAAGCCTCAGAAGAAAGTCAAAAGGCCTCAAAAGAGGAGAAAAAAAGCTGTACGCAAAACAGGTGATCAGTTTGAGGATGATAGAGAGGCTTGTAGTGGTACTGAAGAAGGGCGTAGCATGAAAAAGGCAAAAGAGGAACCAGAGCTGGAGACATTGGGAAGCAAAACTGCATGGCCATCTAGCACATCAAATAAAAGAAGTCGCCAACTCTTTTTTGATG ATGAAAGATCAGCTCTTGATGCATTACATACTTTAGCTGATCTATCTGTGAATATCCTACAACCATCTCCAGTTGTTGAATCTG AATCATCAGCACAGATTAAGGATGAAAACAAAGACAATGATTCTGATGGAAAGCCTGGTATACCTGCAGCAGCTGTATCGGTGTATGAGCAGAAAGATAACTCCAAAAGTATATCAAAGAAACTCAAAAGGCAGTCAGAAATGGCAAGCACTGATATGGTTACTAGGAAAAAAAGCAAACTTGCTAAAGATAATAATCATGATGGGAGCACCACTTCTGAAGTAAAGCAGCAAGCTTGTACATGTGGTGTGAAaacagaaaaaaagaagaaatctTCCATGGGAAAG ATTTTGAAAGATGAAAAGAATATGCCAAAAGATGTCGAGAAGACTGAG GTTtctcctgaagaagagaaggcgTCTTCTAACAAAA CCATGGATATCGCAGAGACAACTACACAAGTTGCAACAACACCGCAAGCTGACTTGATGGCAAAGGGTAAAAGCCGCCGTAAATTAGGCATTCAGAAATCACTAACTCAAGAATGTAAACCTGCCGAGGGCGCTGGCGATTCTGGAAGTGATAAATTGTCTTACTCACTAAGTAATATTATTGATTTCAAG GACAAACTCTCTCATTGCTTATCATCACGTTTGCTCCGTAGATGGTGCATGTTTGAGTGGTTCTATAGTGCAATTGATTACCCGTGGTTTGCAAAGAGTGAATTTGTTGAGTATTTGAACCATGTCAAGCTAGGTCATGTTCCAAGACTGACTCGTGTCGAGTGGGGTGTCATCCGAAG TTCTCTTGGAAAGCCCCGTCGATTGTCGAAGCAGTTTTTGCACGAGGAGAGAGAGAAGCTTGCTCAGTATCGTGATTCAGTCAGACAGCATTATACTGAACTTCGATCTGGCGTTAGAGAAGGTCTACCAACGGATCTTGCACGACCTCTAGCAGTTGGGCAGCGTGTTATAGCCTGCCATCCTAGAACAAGGGAACTTCATGATGGGAATGTTCTGACTGTCGATCATAATCAGTGCCGGGTTCAGTTTGATCGACCTGAACTGGGTGTTGAACTTGTGAAG GATATTGACTGCATGCCCCTACATCCTCTGGAAAATTTTCCTGAATCTCTCAGACAGCAAAGCATCATCAATGGATATTACAGCCACTTATCAGAAGCAAAATATGAGGATCAGATGAAAGAATTGGCTAGCGGAGGTGCAGCAAGATCCACCTCGAATTTGAATGGTGCAGATGCAACCTTCCCTTCTGGTCATCCAATGAGTACCTTAATGAAGCAAGCCAAG GCCAAAGCGACAGTTAATGAGGTTGCAGTTGCAACGCAACAGTCAATGTACAATCAACCATGCACACTTTCGCAGATACAGGAAAGAGAAGCTGATATAAGAGCTCTTGGTGAGCTATCACGTGCTCTTGATAAAAAGGCAA CTTTGCTGGTGGAGTTGAGGCACATGAATGAAGAAGTGTCTGGAAAGCAGAGGGATGGGGAAATTATTAGAGACTTGGAGCATTTCAGGAAGCAATACGCTATGGTGCTTGTGCGGCTAAGAGATTCGAATGATCAA GTGGCTGCAGCTTTGCTTTCGCTTCGCCAACGCAATACATATCATGGGAATCTAGGGCAGTCTAAATCCATGGAAAATGGCATAGCCCTTGCTGGAGCATCAGATCCATATAACCTTTTCAGTTATATTAATCCAGAGTCTGATTCTCAAGTGATCGAAGTTATCGAGACTTCAAAGTGCAGGGCAAGAATGATGGTTGATGTTGCTATCCAG GCTATGTGCAAAGTGAGTGAAGGAGAGAATGCTTTTGTAAAAATAGGGGAAGCACTAGATCACTTGAATAGCCGCGGTACTGGCTCTGGTTCAAGTATACTTGGCATAAGACGGATACCTCCTGATTCAGGACAGTCAAATGCATCTTATCATGATAATTGCACAACTGCCCCTGCAGCAAACAGCAGTTCAAAGTTGCCGAACGGCTGTGATTCGGAAGCTCAATTTCCCAAAGAGTTGATATCATCCTGCGTAGCTATGATGCTTATGATAAAG AACTGCACGGAGAAGCAGTATCACCCTGCTGAAGTCGCGCACATCCTCGATTCAGCACTGTCAAGCGTACAACCGTGCAGCTCCCAGAACATCCCGATCTTCAGAGACATCGAAATGTGCATGGGCATCATCAAGAACCAAATGCTGGCGTTGGTACCCACTCCAAGTGGCTAA
- the LOC136543607 gene encoding protein ALWAYS EARLY 3-like isoform X2 translates to MASARKVRNTNKRYAKINEDWQDKDATSVPKSKVRKKKLSDMLGSQWSKDELERFYGAYRKYGKDWRKVAGAIRDRTSDMVKALYNMNKAYLSLPEGTATAAGLIAMMTDHYNILDGSNSDRESNDSPKVSRRLQKHGRAKLQSVSKTSDTHYTDLLQPQHASSSYGCLSLLKKKRSGDLFVGNKPRAVGKRTPRVPVASMYHRDDRGASNRQAKPNANNGDDEGAHVAALALAEVYQRGGSPQVSHTPRRSGDHMFLSPAKSSDKKNADSEMGSSKQHGFQLDADYPEGSLGSREAETGDYTKGASYLIANKGSPSSKPQKKVKRPQKRRKKAVRKTGDQFEDDREACSGTEEGRSMKKAKEEPELETLGSKTAWPSSTSNKRSRQLFFDDERSALDALHTLADLSVNILQPSPVVESAGAVFQFVRLNSSAALLTNLRTESSAQIKDENKDNDSDGKPGIPAAAVSVYEQKDNSKSISKKLKRQSEMASTDMVTRKKSKLAKDNNHDGSTTSEVKQQACTCGVKTEKKKKSSMGKILKDEKNMPKDVEKTEVSPEEEKASSNKTMDIAETTTQVATTPQADLMAKGKSRRKLGIQKSLTQECKPAEGAGDSGSDKLSYSLSNIIDFKDKLSHCLSSRLLRRWCMFEWFYSAIDYPWFAKSEFVEYLNHVKLGHVPRLTRVEWGVIRSSLGKPRRLSKQFLHEEREKLAQYRDSVRQHYTELRSGVREGLPTDLARPLAVGQRVIACHPRTRELHDGNVLTVDHNQCRVQFDRPELGVELVKDIDCMPLHPLENFPESLRQQSIINGYYSHLSEAKYEDQMKELASGGAARSTSNLNGADATFPSGHPMSTLMKQAKAKATVNEVAVATQQSMYNQPCTLSQIQEREADIRALGELSRALDKKATLLVELRHMNEEVSGKQRDGEIIRDLEHFRKQYAMVLVRLRDSNDQVAAALLSLRQRNTYHGNLGQSKSMENGIALAGASDPYNLFSYINPESDSQVIEVIETSKCRARMMVDVAIQAMCKVSEGENAFVKIGEALDHLNSRGTGSGSSILGIRRIPPDSGQSNASYHDNCTTAPAANSSSKLPNGCDSEAQFPKELISSCVAMMLMIKNCTEKQYHPAEVAHILDSALSSVQPCSSQNIPIFRDIEMCMGIIKNQMLALVPTPSG, encoded by the exons aagAAAAAGTTATCAGACATGCTTGGGTCTCAGTGGAGCAAAGATGAGCTCGAGCGCTTCTATGGTGCCTACAGAAAATACGGAAAAGATTGGAGAAAG GTTGCTGGTGCTATCCGCGATAGAACATCTGACATGGTGAAGGCTCTTTACAATATGAATAAG GCATATTTATCTCTTCCGGAGGGAACAGCAACTGCTGCGGGATTAATTGCAATGATGACCGATCACTACAATATTCTG GATGGAAGTAACAGTGATCGAGAAAGTAATGATTCACCAAAAGTTTCTAGGAGGCTACAGAAGCATGGTCGTGCAAAACTTCAATCTGTGTCTAAGACATCTGATACGCATTATACTGATCTGTTGCAACCTCAGCATGCTTCATCGAGCTATGGATGCCTTTCTTTGTTGAAGAAAAAACGTTCTGGAG ACCTATTTGTAGGGAACAAGCCACGTGCTGTTGGGAAAAGGACTCCAAGAGTACCTGTTGCAAGCATGTACCATCGAGATGACAGGGGTGCATCAAATAGACAAGCTAAACCTAATGCTAACAatggtgatgatgaaggagctcatgtaGCTGCGCTTGCTCTGGCGGAGGTATATCAAAGAGGAGGCTCACCTCAGGTTTCCCATACACCTCGGAGATCTGGTGATCATATGTTCCTGTCTCCTGCTAAAAGTAGTGACAAAAAA AATGCTGATTCAGAGATGGGAAGCTCAAAGCAGCATGGATTTCAGTTGGATGCTGATTACCCTGAAGGTAGCTTGGGAAGTAGGGAAGCCGAGACTGGCGattataccaaaggtgcatcCTATTTGATAGCTAACAAAGGATCTCCATCTAGCAAGCCTCAGAAGAAAGTCAAAAGGCCTCAAAAGAGGAGAAAAAAAGCTGTACGCAAAACAGGTGATCAGTTTGAGGATGATAGAGAGGCTTGTAGTGGTACTGAAGAAGGGCGTAGCATGAAAAAGGCAAAAGAGGAACCAGAGCTGGAGACATTGGGAAGCAAAACTGCATGGCCATCTAGCACATCAAATAAAAGAAGTCGCCAACTCTTTTTTGATG ATGAAAGATCAGCTCTTGATGCATTACATACTTTAGCTGATCTATCTGTGAATATCCTACAACCATCTCCAGTTGTTGAATCTG CAGGTGCAGTGTTTCAGTTTGTGCGTTTAAATTCATCTGCCGCTCTTCTGACTAATTTGCGTACAG AATCATCAGCACAGATTAAGGATGAAAACAAAGACAATGATTCTGATGGAAAGCCTGGTATACCTGCAGCAGCTGTATCGGTGTATGAGCAGAAAGATAACTCCAAAAGTATATCAAAGAAACTCAAAAGGCAGTCAGAAATGGCAAGCACTGATATGGTTACTAGGAAAAAAAGCAAACTTGCTAAAGATAATAATCATGATGGGAGCACCACTTCTGAAGTAAAGCAGCAAGCTTGTACATGTGGTGTGAAaacagaaaaaaagaagaaatctTCCATGGGAAAG ATTTTGAAAGATGAAAAGAATATGCCAAAAGATGTCGAGAAGACTGAG GTTtctcctgaagaagagaaggcgTCTTCTAACAAAA CCATGGATATCGCAGAGACAACTACACAAGTTGCAACAACACCGCAAGCTGACTTGATGGCAAAGGGTAAAAGCCGCCGTAAATTAGGCATTCAGAAATCACTAACTCAAGAATGTAAACCTGCCGAGGGCGCTGGCGATTCTGGAAGTGATAAATTGTCTTACTCACTAAGTAATATTATTGATTTCAAG GACAAACTCTCTCATTGCTTATCATCACGTTTGCTCCGTAGATGGTGCATGTTTGAGTGGTTCTATAGTGCAATTGATTACCCGTGGTTTGCAAAGAGTGAATTTGTTGAGTATTTGAACCATGTCAAGCTAGGTCATGTTCCAAGACTGACTCGTGTCGAGTGGGGTGTCATCCGAAG TTCTCTTGGAAAGCCCCGTCGATTGTCGAAGCAGTTTTTGCACGAGGAGAGAGAGAAGCTTGCTCAGTATCGTGATTCAGTCAGACAGCATTATACTGAACTTCGATCTGGCGTTAGAGAAGGTCTACCAACGGATCTTGCACGACCTCTAGCAGTTGGGCAGCGTGTTATAGCCTGCCATCCTAGAACAAGGGAACTTCATGATGGGAATGTTCTGACTGTCGATCATAATCAGTGCCGGGTTCAGTTTGATCGACCTGAACTGGGTGTTGAACTTGTGAAG GATATTGACTGCATGCCCCTACATCCTCTGGAAAATTTTCCTGAATCTCTCAGACAGCAAAGCATCATCAATGGATATTACAGCCACTTATCAGAAGCAAAATATGAGGATCAGATGAAAGAATTGGCTAGCGGAGGTGCAGCAAGATCCACCTCGAATTTGAATGGTGCAGATGCAACCTTCCCTTCTGGTCATCCAATGAGTACCTTAATGAAGCAAGCCAAG GCCAAAGCGACAGTTAATGAGGTTGCAGTTGCAACGCAACAGTCAATGTACAATCAACCATGCACACTTTCGCAGATACAGGAAAGAGAAGCTGATATAAGAGCTCTTGGTGAGCTATCACGTGCTCTTGATAAAAAGGCAA CTTTGCTGGTGGAGTTGAGGCACATGAATGAAGAAGTGTCTGGAAAGCAGAGGGATGGGGAAATTATTAGAGACTTGGAGCATTTCAGGAAGCAATACGCTATGGTGCTTGTGCGGCTAAGAGATTCGAATGATCAA GTGGCTGCAGCTTTGCTTTCGCTTCGCCAACGCAATACATATCATGGGAATCTAGGGCAGTCTAAATCCATGGAAAATGGCATAGCCCTTGCTGGAGCATCAGATCCATATAACCTTTTCAGTTATATTAATCCAGAGTCTGATTCTCAAGTGATCGAAGTTATCGAGACTTCAAAGTGCAGGGCAAGAATGATGGTTGATGTTGCTATCCAG GCTATGTGCAAAGTGAGTGAAGGAGAGAATGCTTTTGTAAAAATAGGGGAAGCACTAGATCACTTGAATAGCCGCGGTACTGGCTCTGGTTCAAGTATACTTGGCATAAGACGGATACCTCCTGATTCAGGACAGTCAAATGCATCTTATCATGATAATTGCACAACTGCCCCTGCAGCAAACAGCAGTTCAAAGTTGCCGAACGGCTGTGATTCGGAAGCTCAATTTCCCAAAGAGTTGATATCATCCTGCGTAGCTATGATGCTTATGATAAAG AACTGCACGGAGAAGCAGTATCACCCTGCTGAAGTCGCGCACATCCTCGATTCAGCACTGTCAAGCGTACAACCGTGCAGCTCCCAGAACATCCCGATCTTCAGAGACATCGAAATGTGCATGGGCATCATCAAGAACCAAATGCTGGCGTTGGTACCCACTCCAAGTGGCTAA